ATAAGCCCGGTGCGATAAAACCCAAGGCTAAGGGGATAAAACAAGCGATCCAAGCTAAACCAGCTTGTAGATAGTTCAGGTTATATCTGGATGTTTGTTGTCGACGCGCACCTGTTTGATAGTAACGCGCTTGACTACGGGACCATCGCTCTAAAATAATTAGTATTAGCACAAAGATCATCAGGAAAGCCGCGAGTTGAGCTGCTGCTGCTCTCTGTCCAAGACCCAACCAAGTGCGATAAATCCCCGTGGTAAAGGTAGTAACGCCAAAATAGGACACCGTTCCAAAGTCGTTGAGGGTTTCCATTAAAGCTAAGGCTAACCCAGCCATAATAGAGGGACGCGCTAAGGGTAAGGCGATCGCCCAGAAACTGCGCAGAGGTGTACAACCGAGGGAACGACTCGCTTCTAGAGTACCCGTTGACTGCTCTAAAAATGCCACCCTCGCTAACATATAGACGTAGGGGTAGAGAACGAGGGTTAACATAGCGATCGCACCTGGAAGAGAGCGAATAGTGGGAAACCAATAATCTTGAACACTCGTCCAGTTAAAGATTTTTCTCAGGGTTGTTTGTACTGGACCAAAGTAGTCGAGCATATTAGTGTAAGTATAAGCTAAGAGATAAGCAGGAGCCGCTAAAGGTAATAGTAAAGCCCACTCAAACAGTCCTCTCAGCCAAAAGTTACACATAGTTACCAGCCAAGCTGTACCCACCCCAATCACTAACACTCCTGTTCCTACTCCTAGGATTAACCAGAGAGAATTAGTAATGTAATCCTGTAGGACTGTACTAGCTAAATGTTGCCAAACTTCTCCCGCGTCGCTAAAGATGCTAGTGAAGATAAATAGGACTGGAGTAGCGATTAAAACAGCGATACCAATCACTAGGAGCGAAAAGAAGTTCAACATCATTGCACAGCTAATTTACTGGAGCGATTATTTCTCCTCCACCAAGCTAATAG
This window of the Gloeocapsa sp. PCC 73106 genome carries:
- a CDS encoding iron ABC transporter permease, which encodes MMLNFFSLLVIGIAVLIATPVLFIFTSIFSDAGEVWQHLASTVLQDYITNSLWLILGVGTGVLVIGVGTAWLVTMCNFWLRGLFEWALLLPLAAPAYLLAYTYTNMLDYFGPVQTTLRKIFNWTSVQDYWFPTIRSLPGAIAMLTLVLYPYVYMLARVAFLEQSTGTLEASRSLGCTPLRSFWAIALPLARPSIMAGLALALMETLNDFGTVSYFGVTTFTTGIYRTWLGLGQRAAAAQLAAFLMIFVLILIILERWSRSQARYYQTGARRQQTSRYNLNYLQAGLAWIACFIPLALGFIAPGLYLFQMTWNNLDQAFENNFFNLAQNSLILSCLSAFVAVFFSLIIAYVQRLQAEPVVNAAVRIAGMGYAIPGSVIAVGVLIPLGNFDNWIDAWLRTNFNISTGLLVSGTITGLIFAYLVRFFAVSLGAIESSLQKIKPSLDDAARSLGHNPFSNLVTIHTPMMWGGILTAGMLVFVDVMKELPATLVMRPFNFDTLAIRVYQYASDERLVEAAAPALAIILVGIIPVIFLSVKITNHR